A window from Gemmatimonadaceae bacterium encodes these proteins:
- a CDS encoding ABC transporter permease, translated as MTFVSDLRRVPRNLLKARGFAVAVILTLALGIGANTAMFTLLRGTLLRALPNREGNRLVYLRQSAPGANVSNALFSVPEIIDYRTASKTLNAVAEFSQMTFTLTNGDDEPVHVQAGVVSGNYFDVMGLSPIFGRATNSRDDGPGVPSVAVLSHAFWVSHFGADPKIVGRTVRINDMSSTIVGVMQPAPQYPAKTDIFVNMVTSPHHLSATMKTGRTHRMTEVFARLAPNATVEQARAEISRISTNVFSDHPEAYEKASHYTISVSPLRQAVNERASLTLWLLMGAAAFVLLIACANVANLTLMRGVGREREMLVRAALGAGTWRLRQLLLAENLALALIGGALGIAVAFAGLKMLVAFAAQLTPRANEIRVDGVVLAVSLGISVLAAIVLSFVPHIGDEANLAAPLAAAGRRSTGGRGRARLQQVLVVTQLAVCMILLTAAGLLVRTLTKLQSVETGVRAENVLTMEVPIETDAIAVPEKLAMYERMRQRLAALPGVDVASLGSAVPLKPIFIQLDVKAEGRPTPPNEATPHATWKTADPDYFKAAGIPLLEGRNFQLTDRADGPRVVILNKSFAEKLFGKDDPIGKRVAWTGEVLKFIPVSPDWRTVVGVVGDTRDGGLDNDATPTMFQPFVQEMPFAAALIVRTKVNPSLLHAPAIRAIREMYPKQIVENVATLEEVRDGSVAPRKLNALFIASFGTLAMLIAMVGIAGVLAFSVSSRTAEIGIRMSLGADAARVHRMILGEGGGMLVIGLAIGFVGALATSSLLRGLLFGVAPHDPTTLAAVAVLISAVGLAACWLPARRAATVDPAVALRSD; from the coding sequence ATGACTTTCGTGTCCGATCTCCGCCGCGTGCCGCGCAACCTGCTCAAGGCGCGCGGCTTCGCCGTCGCCGTGATTCTCACGCTCGCGTTGGGCATTGGCGCGAACACCGCGATGTTCACGCTGCTCCGCGGCACGCTGCTCCGCGCGCTGCCGAATCGCGAAGGCAATCGCCTGGTGTATCTGCGACAGTCGGCGCCTGGCGCCAACGTGAGCAACGCGCTGTTCTCCGTGCCCGAGATCATCGACTACCGCACGGCGTCGAAAACGCTGAACGCCGTCGCCGAGTTCTCGCAGATGACGTTCACGCTGACGAACGGCGACGACGAGCCGGTGCACGTGCAGGCGGGCGTCGTCAGCGGCAACTACTTCGACGTCATGGGGCTGTCGCCGATCTTCGGCCGTGCGACGAACTCGCGCGACGACGGACCCGGCGTGCCGTCGGTCGCCGTGTTATCGCATGCGTTCTGGGTGTCGCACTTTGGCGCCGATCCGAAGATCGTCGGGCGCACGGTGCGCATCAACGACATGAGCTCGACGATCGTCGGTGTCATGCAGCCCGCGCCGCAGTACCCGGCGAAGACCGACATCTTCGTGAACATGGTGACGAGCCCGCACCATCTCAGCGCGACGATGAAGACGGGACGCACGCATCGCATGACGGAAGTGTTCGCCCGCCTGGCGCCGAACGCGACGGTCGAGCAGGCGCGTGCCGAGATCTCGCGCATCTCGACGAACGTGTTCAGCGACCATCCGGAGGCATACGAAAAGGCCTCGCACTACACGATCAGCGTCTCGCCGCTGCGGCAGGCGGTGAACGAGCGTGCGTCGCTCACGCTGTGGCTGCTCATGGGCGCCGCGGCATTCGTGCTGCTGATCGCCTGCGCCAACGTGGCGAACCTCACGCTCATGCGCGGTGTCGGCCGCGAGCGCGAGATGCTCGTGCGCGCCGCGCTCGGCGCCGGTACGTGGCGGCTGCGGCAGTTGCTGCTCGCGGAGAATCTCGCACTGGCGCTGATCGGCGGTGCGCTCGGCATCGCGGTGGCGTTTGCCGGACTCAAGATGCTCGTCGCGTTCGCGGCGCAGCTCACGCCGCGCGCCAACGAGATTCGCGTGGACGGCGTCGTGCTCGCGGTGAGCCTGGGCATCAGCGTGCTGGCGGCGATCGTGTTGTCGTTCGTGCCGCACATTGGTGACGAAGCCAATCTCGCGGCGCCGCTCGCCGCGGCCGGACGTCGCAGCACCGGCGGTCGTGGACGCGCGCGCCTGCAGCAGGTGCTCGTCGTCACGCAGCTCGCGGTGTGCATGATTCTGCTCACCGCGGCCGGGCTGCTCGTGCGCACGCTCACGAAGTTGCAGTCGGTCGAAACCGGCGTGCGCGCCGAGAATGTGTTGACGATGGAAGTGCCGATCGAGACCGATGCGATCGCGGTTCCGGAGAAGCTCGCGATGTACGAGCGGATGCGTCAGCGGCTCGCGGCGCTGCCGGGAGTCGACGTGGCGTCGCTCGGGTCGGCGGTGCCGCTCAAGCCGATTTTCATTCAGCTCGACGTGAAGGCGGAAGGCCGCCCCACGCCGCCGAACGAAGCAACGCCGCACGCGACCTGGAAGACCGCCGATCCCGACTACTTCAAGGCGGCCGGAATTCCGCTGCTCGAGGGACGCAACTTCCAGCTCACCGATCGCGCCGATGGACCGCGCGTCGTCATCCTCAACAAATCGTTCGCCGAGAAGCTATTTGGAAAGGACGATCCGATCGGCAAGCGCGTGGCGTGGACGGGTGAAGTGCTGAAGTTCATTCCGGTCTCGCCGGATTGGCGCACGGTGGTAGGGGTCGTCGGCGACACGCGCGACGGTGGCCTCGACAACGATGCGACGCCGACGATGTTCCAGCCGTTCGTGCAGGAAATGCCGTTCGCCGCGGCGCTCATCGTTCGGACGAAGGTGAATCCGTCGCTGCTGCATGCACCGGCCATTCGCGCCATTCGCGAGATGTACCCGAAGCAGATCGTCGAGAACGTCGCGACGCTCGAGGAAGTGCGTGACGGCAGCGTGGCGCCGCGGAAGTTGAACGCGCTGTTCATCGCCTCATTCGGCACGCTCGCGATGCTGATCGCGATGGTTGGGATCGCCGGAGTGCTGGCGTTCTCGGTGAGCTCGCGCACCGCGGAGATCGGTATTCGCATGAGTCTTGGCGCGGATGCGGCGCGCGTGCATCGCATGATCCTCGGTGAGGGTGGCGGCATGCTCGTCATCGGGTTGGCGATCGGGTTCGTCGGCGCGCTCGCGACATCGAGCTTGCTGCGCGGCTTGTTGTTCGGTGTTGCGCCGCACGATCCAACGACGCTCGCCGCGGTCGCCGTGCTGATTTCCGCGGTTGGGCTCGCGGCCTGCTGGCTGCCGGCGCGCCGCGCCGCCACCGTCGATCCGGCGGTGGCGCTGCGGTCGGATTGA
- a CDS encoding YciI family protein, with protein sequence MKFMVIVKANADSEAGKMPSTALVAAMGKYNEDLVKEGVLLDAAGLFPSSNGARVRFNGAKRTVIDGPFVETTELIAGYWIFQCKSREEAIERVKRAPNPSEGESVIEIRQIFDADDFGEILTPELREQERKIGEQMAANAKR encoded by the coding sequence ATGAAATTCATGGTGATTGTCAAAGCGAACGCCGACAGCGAAGCCGGCAAGATGCCGAGCACTGCGCTCGTCGCGGCTATGGGCAAATACAATGAGGACCTCGTCAAAGAAGGCGTGCTCCTCGACGCGGCGGGCCTGTTCCCCAGCTCCAACGGCGCGCGGGTTCGATTCAACGGCGCCAAGCGCACCGTCATCGACGGCCCGTTCGTCGAGACGACGGAGCTCATCGCCGGTTACTGGATCTTCCAGTGCAAGTCCAGAGAGGAAGCGATCGAGCGGGTGAAGCGCGCGCCGAATCCGAGCGAAGGCGAATCAGTGATCGAGATTCGCCAGATCTTCGACGCTGACGATTTCGGCGAGATCCTCACGCCGGAGCTGCGCGAGCAGGAACGCAAGATCGGCGAGCAGATGGCCGCGAACGCCAAGCGCTGA